The following proteins are co-located in the Macadamia integrifolia cultivar HAES 741 chromosome 3, SCU_Mint_v3, whole genome shotgun sequence genome:
- the LOC122072602 gene encoding actin cytoskeleton-regulatory complex protein PAN1-like, giving the protein MAGQNVDLFDLYFRRADLDQDGRISGAEAVSFFQGSNLPKVVLAQIWMFADQNRTGYLGRAEFYNALKLVTVAQSKRELTPDIVKAALYGPAAARIPAPQINLPATPPSQPSPIAAAPAPHMGALAPTASQNPGFRGPQVYQNANMNPQFRPSQDNQFMSPPQSMPAGVASLPSRGTPAQALPRGASVVGPRPLNSNISTDWLGGRTGGSSMGATSQIPNRATSPTAVQDGFGLGSLGLTSSIPPRPQTSSGITSSVTSKPQDQVLSSLQSTAKDSKALVVSGNGFAADSIFGGDVFSATASQPKQDAATPSFSANSAAFSSAMVPVSSGPQPSVKLDPLDSFSSLPTQSVGGQLQRVQSLVKPNLQVSDQSATAFTTSGISVRPANSAPSQSQPPWPKMTQSDIQKYTKVFVEVDTDRDGKITGEQARNLFLSWRLPREVLKQVWDLSDQDNDSMLSLREFCTALYLMERYREGRPLPAVLPNSVMYDETLLRITGPAAAYGNASWRPASGLQQHPGMPGARLVSPAAGVRPPVQVPVSPKADRVMQPNQQKSRVPVLEKHLVNQLSKEEQDSLNSKFQEATEVDKKVEELEKEILDYKGKTEFYRNKMQELVSSFDFQISVSFGGYVFLDTWACAIFELLKTYTFSFSDMLLPVYLGFKFVVFIFPLHWSAGLWKQTFIVMGFIYLLIAELIIHYVEHLALGLAYNRLGSS; this is encoded by the exons ATGGCGGGGCAAAACGTGGATCTATTCGATTTATATTTCAGGAGAGCGGATTTGGATCAGGACGGGAGGATAAGCGGAGCTGAAGCCGTTTCCTTCTTTCAAGGTTCAAATTTGCCGAAAGTTGTCCTTGCCCAG ATATGGATGTTTGCCGATCAGAACCGGACTGGTTACCTTGGCAGGGCCGAATTCTATAACGCTCTTAAATTGGTAACTGTAGCACAAAGTAAGCGAGAACTAACCCCAGATATTGTCAAGGCAGCATTATATGGTCCAGCTGCAGCCAGAATCCCTGCACCCCAAATAAATCTTCCTGCCACACCTCCTTCTCAGCCTAGCCCTATCGCTGCAGCTCCTGCCCCTCATATGGGTGCACTTGCACCTACTGCATCTCAGAACCCTGGCTTTAGAGGGCCGCAGGTATACCAAAATGCTAATATGAATCCACAGTTTCGCCCTTCACAGGACAATCAATTCATGAGCCCTCCTCAATCCATGCCTGCTGGTGTTGCTTCGCTTCCATCACGGGGCACTCCTGCTCAAGCGCTTCCTAGGGGAGCTTCTGTGGTAGGTCCACGCCCACTGAACTCGAATATCTCAACCGATTGGCTTGGTGGAAGGACTGGTGGATCTTCAATGGGAGCAACGTCACAGATCCCTAATAGAGCAACCTCTCCCACTGCAGTTCAGGATGGGTTTGGTTTGGGATCTTTGGGCCTAACATCTTCAATACCACCTAGACCGCAGACATCTTCTGGGATCACATCTTCAGTCACATCCAAGCCGCAAGATCAGGTCTTATCGTCACTCCAATCGACAGCTAAGGATTCTAAAGCATTAGTTGtttctgggaatggatttgctGCTGACTCAATTTTTGGAGGAGATGTGTTTTCGGCAACTGCTTCTCAACCAAAACAAGATGCTGCAACACCTTCATTTTCTGCAAACAGTGCAGCTTTCTCATCTGCTATGgttccagtatcttctgggccACAGCCTTCAGTTAAGCTGGATCCATTGGATTCCTTCAGCTCATTACCAACTCAATCTGTGGGTGGTCAGCTTCAACGAGTACAATCACTGGTCAAACCAAATCTACAGGTTTCAGACCAGAGTGCTACTGCATTTACTACATCTGGAATTTCAGTTAGACCTGCGAATTCTGCTCCATCCCAGTCACAGCCTCCATGGCCTAAGATGACTCAGTCTGATATTCAGAAGTATACAAAAGTGTTTGTTGAGGTAGATACAGATAGGGATGGTAAAATCACTGGGGAACAAGCTCGCAACCTTTTCTTGAGTTGGAGATTGCCTAGAG AGGTGTTAAAGCAAGTGTGGGACTTATCAGATCAGGATAATGATAGCATGCTATCACTGAGAGAGTTTTGTACTGCTCTCTATCTGATGGAACGGTATAGAGAAGGCCGTCCTCTTCCAGCTGTGCTTCCAAACAGTGTCATGTATGATGAGACACTTCTGCGCATCACAGGACCTGCTGCTGCATATGGAAATGCATCATGGAGACCTGCTTCTG GTTTGCAACAACATCCTGGAATGCCTGGTGCAAGGCTGGTATCACCTGCAGCTGGTGTGAGACCACCAGTGCAGGTTCCTGTCTCTCCTAAAGCTGACAGAGTGATGCAGCCCAATCAACAGAAGTCAAGAGTGCCGGTGTTGGAGAAGCACCTTGTAAACCAACTTAGTAAAGAGGAACAGGATTCATTAAACTCAAAGTTCCAGGAGGCAACAGAAGTGGATAAAaag GTGGAGGAATTGGAGAAGGAGATATTGGATTATAAAGGGAAGACTGAATTCTACCGCAATAAGATGCAGGAACTCGTGAGTAGCTTTGATTTCcaaatttctgtttcttttgGTGGTTATGTTTTTCTTGATACATGGGCTTGTGCTATATTTGAGTTATTGAAGACTTATACATTCTCATTCAGTGACATGCTTCTCCCAGTTTATTTGGGGTTTAAATTTGTAGTATTTATTTTTCCCCTTCATTGGAGTGCTGGACTATGGAAACAAACTTTCATTGTCATGGGATTTATTTATCTTCTGATTGCTGAATTAATTATTCACTATGTGGAACATTTGGCGCTTGGGCTAGCATACAATAGATTGGGAAGTTCTTAG